In one Chelmon rostratus isolate fCheRos1 chromosome 7, fCheRos1.pri, whole genome shotgun sequence genomic region, the following are encoded:
- the samsn1a gene encoding SAM domain-containing protein SAMSN-1a isoform X1 yields MLQRAASNVSDKAKSSKPKRSTSFGKFEGLRHHSAKPEENGTNMLAEECESLDANKSAGLGKKMKAISLTMRRKMGKKHAKSFSEETGDDTDKDPEAETESGPPAEKNSAKTSNSLESLYSGQSSSSSGGVTSESNGSGQRDSLRLEEDGSYQGQFCGRARVHTDFVPSPYDTDSLKLKVGDIINIISKPPMGIWTGMLNNKVGNFKFIYVDVMVEKEEEEEAPKIRQQKLCKRPRPKTLLELLERLNLEEYASALLLNGYQTVEDLLHLQEKHLIELNVKDPEHRRRLLAAAECRYTEGDDVREAEEHKSSHSQQEVDSDCPRDSGCFIPSECSDSKEEAEQLTDPVDS; encoded by the exons atgttaCAGAGGGCAGCCTCCAATGTGTCGgacaaagcaaagagcagcaagcCCAAG CGCTCCACCAGCTTTGGCAAGTTCGAGGGCCTCAGGCATCATTCAGCCAAACCAGAGGAAAATGGAACAAATATG CTCGCAGAAGAATGTGAGAGTCTGGACGCAAACAAATCAGCCGGACTTGGGAAGAAGATGAAGGCAATTTCGCTGACCATGCGCAGAAAAATGGGCAAAAAACACGCCAAGTCTTTCTCAGAGGAGACT GGAGATGACACAGACAAAGACCCAGAGGCAGAGACGGAGAGTGGTCCTCCGGCTGAGAAGAACTCTGCGAAGACAAGCAACTCTTTAGAGAGTCTTTACAGCGGCCAGAGCTCCTCCA gttcAGGCGGTGTGACCAGTGAGTCCAACGGCTCTGGGCAGAGAGACAGtctgaggctggaggaggacgGCTCCTATCAGGGACAGTTCTGTGGCAGAGCTCGCGTCCACACAGACTTCGTTCCCAGCCCGTATGACACAGACTCCCTCAAACTCAAG GTCGGTGACATTATCAACATCATCAGCAAGCCTCCGATGGGCATCTGGACAGGGATGCTAAACAACAAAGTGGGCAACTTCAAGTTCATCTATGTGGACGTTAtggtggagaaagaggaagaagaggaagctcCCAAGATCAGACAACAGAAGCTGTGCAAAAGACCTCGGCCCAAAACCTTGCTGGAGCTACTGGAGCGACTGAATCTCGAG gagTATGCCTCTGCCTTGCTGCTAAATGGCTACCAGACAGTGGAGGACCTGCTGCACCTGCAGGAGAAACACCTGATAGAGCTGAACGTCAAAGACCCCGAGCACAGACGCAGGCTTCTCGCCGCTGCTGAATGCCGCTACACAGAAG GCGATGATGTCAGGGAGGCGGAAGAGCACAAATCCTCCCACAGCCAACAGGAAGTAGACAGCGACTGCCCCAGAGACTCTGGTTGCTTCATCCCTTCTGAATGCTCAGACAGCAAAGAGGAAGCGGAGCAGCTCACAGACCCTGTGGATTCATAG
- the samsn1a gene encoding SAM domain-containing protein SAMSN-1a isoform X2 — MLQRAASNVSDKAKSSKPKRSTSFGKFEGLRHHSAKPEENGTNMLAEECESLDANKSAGLGKKMKAISLTMRRKMGKKHAKSFSEETGDDTDKDPEAETESGPPAEKNSAKTSNSLESLYSGQSSSSGVTSESNGSGQRDSLRLEEDGSYQGQFCGRARVHTDFVPSPYDTDSLKLKVGDIINIISKPPMGIWTGMLNNKVGNFKFIYVDVMVEKEEEEEAPKIRQQKLCKRPRPKTLLELLERLNLEEYASALLLNGYQTVEDLLHLQEKHLIELNVKDPEHRRRLLAAAECRYTEGDDVREAEEHKSSHSQQEVDSDCPRDSGCFIPSECSDSKEEAEQLTDPVDS; from the exons atgttaCAGAGGGCAGCCTCCAATGTGTCGgacaaagcaaagagcagcaagcCCAAG CGCTCCACCAGCTTTGGCAAGTTCGAGGGCCTCAGGCATCATTCAGCCAAACCAGAGGAAAATGGAACAAATATG CTCGCAGAAGAATGTGAGAGTCTGGACGCAAACAAATCAGCCGGACTTGGGAAGAAGATGAAGGCAATTTCGCTGACCATGCGCAGAAAAATGGGCAAAAAACACGCCAAGTCTTTCTCAGAGGAGACT GGAGATGACACAGACAAAGACCCAGAGGCAGAGACGGAGAGTGGTCCTCCGGCTGAGAAGAACTCTGCGAAGACAAGCAACTCTTTAGAGAGTCTTTACAGCGGCCAGAGCTCCTCCA GCGGTGTGACCAGTGAGTCCAACGGCTCTGGGCAGAGAGACAGtctgaggctggaggaggacgGCTCCTATCAGGGACAGTTCTGTGGCAGAGCTCGCGTCCACACAGACTTCGTTCCCAGCCCGTATGACACAGACTCCCTCAAACTCAAG GTCGGTGACATTATCAACATCATCAGCAAGCCTCCGATGGGCATCTGGACAGGGATGCTAAACAACAAAGTGGGCAACTTCAAGTTCATCTATGTGGACGTTAtggtggagaaagaggaagaagaggaagctcCCAAGATCAGACAACAGAAGCTGTGCAAAAGACCTCGGCCCAAAACCTTGCTGGAGCTACTGGAGCGACTGAATCTCGAG gagTATGCCTCTGCCTTGCTGCTAAATGGCTACCAGACAGTGGAGGACCTGCTGCACCTGCAGGAGAAACACCTGATAGAGCTGAACGTCAAAGACCCCGAGCACAGACGCAGGCTTCTCGCCGCTGCTGAATGCCGCTACACAGAAG GCGATGATGTCAGGGAGGCGGAAGAGCACAAATCCTCCCACAGCCAACAGGAAGTAGACAGCGACTGCCCCAGAGACTCTGGTTGCTTCATCCCTTCTGAATGCTCAGACAGCAAAGAGGAAGCGGAGCAGCTCACAGACCCTGTGGATTCATAG